Proteins encoded together in one Balearica regulorum gibbericeps isolate bBalReg1 chromosome 3, bBalReg1.pri, whole genome shotgun sequence window:
- the FABP7 gene encoding fatty acid-binding protein, brain — MRGGAAVAALSATLRHRYRHPQPAAMVEAFCATWKLVDSHNFDEYMKALGVGFATRQVGNVTKPTVIISTEGDKVVIRTQSTFKNTEISFKLGDEFDETTPDDRNCKSVVTLDGDKLVHVQKWDGKETNFVREIKDGKMVMTLTFGDVVAVRHYEKA; from the exons AtgcggggcggcgcggcggtaGCGGCGCTTTCCGCTACCCTCCGGCACCGCTATCGGCACCCGCAGCCGGCCGCCATGGTCGAGGCTTTCTGCGCCACCTGGAAGCTGGTGGACAGCCACAACTTCGACGAGTACATGAAGGCGCTGG GAGTGGGGTTTGCAACACGGCAGGTGGGGAATGTGACTAAACCCACTGTGATTATCAGCACCGAGGGGGACAAAGTAGTGATCAGGACTCAAAGCACTTtcaaaaacacagaaatcagCTTTAAACTTGGAGATGAATTTGATGAAACTACCCCCGACGATAGAAACTGCAAA TCAGTTGTGACCCTGGATGGAGACAAGCTAGTGCACGTACAGAAGTGGGATGGCAAAGAGACAAACTTTGTGAGAGAAATAAAGGATGGCAAAATGGTAATG ACTCTCACCTTTGGTGATGTGGTCGCTGTTCGCCACTATGAGAAAGCATAG
- the PKIB gene encoding cAMP-dependent protein kinase inhibitor beta yields MTDVEPVVTDFAASGRAGRRNALPDILGSPAGAGTSDLPHKLAELSISEDGGAEGGEVPSSKALLESQETEGKSNDS; encoded by the exons ATGACTGATGTGGAGCCTGTGGTCACAGATTTTGCAGCATCAGGACGGGCAGGCCGCCGGAACGCCTTACCAGATATTCTGGGCTCTCCTGCTGGTGCTGGGACTTCAGACCTGCCACACAAACTGGCTGAGCTCTCCATTTCAGAAG atggaggagcagagggtgGAGAAGTGCCATCATCCAAAGCCTTGCTGGAGAGTCAAGAGAcggaaggaaaaagcaatgaTTCCTAG